A genomic window from Carassius carassius unplaced genomic scaffold, fCarCar2.1 SCAFFOLD_97, whole genome shotgun sequence includes:
- the LOC132137533 gene encoding histone deacetylase 4-like isoform X3 — MTSPSHSVELSSALPVRIPPAAIPMELRVEQTQTLDSSRRQQQLQHEMLALKHKQQLQQQVLVTEFQRKHEQLSRQHEAQIQEHMKHQQELLEQEMEKQQREQKLQLLKNKERGQESAVASTEVKMRLQEFVLNKKKALAQRSLNQCISNNPRYWSGKTQHSSLDQSSPPQTSVSTYNHPVMGVYDSKDDFPLRKTASEPNLKLRSRLKQKVSERRSSPLLRHKDSPISTLKKRSLDMTDSACSSAPGSGPSSPNNSSHGNLCENGISVTESSHRPVGQDVSVSQLSLYTSPSLPNITLGLPATATNNVTSTQPDSECLSVTGLPVSTPFLVAHLSSFLGNSDAANSHSALLQHMVLLEQSAPPSPLATVGAAGSLQKLRQHRTLGRTQSAPLPQSGQALQQLVVQQQHQQFLEKHKQHFQQLHINKMLSKPCDRQHQSHPEETEEELREQQDATQTEMLSMSLPIKQEPPDLTEERIPEEQEPLFEEQAFLLEQQRIHQLRNYQASMEVVGASVNFPGHRPLSRAQSSPASASFISPQEQPSKPHFTTGLVYDSLMQKHQCMCGNTNTHPEHAGRIQSIWSRLQETGLRSQCECIRGRKATLEELQTVHSEAHVMLYGTNPLRQKLDSSVISMFVRLPCGGIGVDSDTVWNEVHSSSAARLAVGSVVELVFKVASGELKNGFAVVRPPGHHAEESTPMGFCYFNSVAIAAKLLQQRLNVGKILIVDWDVHHGNGTQQAFYDDPRVLYISLHRYDNGNFFPGSGAPEEVGSGPGVGFNINVAFTGGLDPPMGDAEYLAAFRTVVMPIASEFAPDLVLVSAGFDAVEGHPPPLGGYKLTSRCLGHLTKQLMGLAGGRVVLALEGGHDLRAICDASEACVSALLGIEQELLSADVLKQRPNENAVRSIEKVLENHSQYWSCVQQVVYGAGLSLLEAQRGDSEESETVTAMASLSVAALEKRTEDEPMEEEPPM, encoded by the exons TGGAGCTGAGTTCCGCTCTGCCTGTGAGGATTCCTCCGGCCGCCATCCCCATGGAGCTGCGTGTGGAGCAGACACAGACGCTGGACTCGAGCCGCCGCCAGCAGCAGCTGCAGCACGAGATGCTGGCGCTCAAACACAagcagcagctgcagcagcaGGTCCTCGTCACTGAGTTCCAGCGGAAACACGAGCAGCTCTCGCGCCAACACGAGGCCCAGATACAGGAGCACATGAAG CATCAGCAGGAGCTTCTGGAGCAGGAGATGGAGAAACAGCAGAGAGAGCAGAAGCTCCAGCTCCTCAAGAACAAAGAACGTGGCCAGGAGA GTGCAGTGGCCAGTACTGAGGTCAAGATGCGTCTGCAGGAGTTTGTTCTGAATAAAAAGAAAGCGCTCGCTCAGCGCAGTCTCAACCAGTGCATCTCCAACAACCCACGCTACTGGAGCGG GAAAACTCAGCACAGTTCTTTGGATCAGAGCTCCCCTCCTCAGACCAGTGTTAGTACCTACAACCATCCTGTCATGGGCGTCTACGACTCCAAAGATGACTTTCCACTGCGCAAAACAG CATCTGAACCGAACCTGAAGCTGCGTTCGCGTCTGAAGCAGAAGGTGTCGGAGCGGAGGAGCAGCCCGTTACTGCGCCACAAAGACAGTCCCATCAGCACGCTCAAGAAACGCTCTCTGGACATGACAG ATTCGGCGTGTAGCAGCGCTCCTGGTTCAGGACCCAGTTCCCCAAACAACAGCTCACACGGAAACCTGTGCGAGAATGGCATCAGCGTGACTGAG TCATCTCACAGGCCGGTTGGTCAGGACGTGTCGGTCAGTCAGCTGTCACTCTACACGTCTCCTTCACTACCCAACATCACCCTGGGTCTGCCGGCCACTGCCACCAACAAC GTGACTTCTACCCAGCCGGACAGTGAATGTTTATCTGTGACCGGTTTACCAGTAAGCACTCCATTTCTGGTCGCTCACCTGTCGTCATTTCTTGGCAATTCGGATGCTGCAAACTCCCACAGTGCACTGCTGCAGCACATGGTCCTTCTGGAGCAATCAGCCCCACCAAGTCCTTTGGCCACAG TGGGAGCGGCGGGGTCGCTGCAGAAGCTGCGTCAGCACCGGACGCTGGGCCGCACACAGTCGGCTCCTCTGCCCCAGAGTGGACAGGCGCTGCAGCAGCTCGTGGTTCAACAACAGCACCAGCAGTTCCTGGAGAAACACAAGCAGCACTTCCAGCAGCTCCACATCAACAAG ATGTTGAGTAAACCCTGTGATCGCCAGCACCAGAGCCACCCAGAAGAGACGGAGGAAGAGCTCAGAGAGCAGCAGGATGCCACACAGACGGAAATGCTTTCCATGAGCCTCCCCATTAAACAAGAACCGCCTGATCTCACAGAGGAGCGGATACCAGAAGAACAAGAGCCGCTTTTCGAAGAG cagGCCTTTCTACTGGAGCAGCAGAGGATCCATCAGCTCAGAAACTACCAGGCATCCATGGAGGTGGTTGGTGCATCGGTCAATTTCCCAGGGCACCGCCCTCTGTCCAGAGCCCAGTCATCTCCTGCATCTGCCTCTTTCATCAGTCCACAGGAACAGCCATCCAAACCCCATTTTACCACAG GTCTGGTGTACGACTCTCTCATGCAGAAGCACCAGTGCATGTGTGGAAACACCAACACACACCCCGAACACGCCGGACGCATCCAGAGCATCTGGTCTCGGCTGCAGGAGACGGGCCTGCGCAGCCAGTGTGAG TGTATCCGTGGGAGAAAAGCTACATTAGAGGAACTGCAGACAGTTCATTCTGAAGCTCATGTCATGTTGTATGGAACCAACCCACTACGGCAGAAACTAGACA GTTCTGTCATCTCCATGTTCGTCAGGCTTCCGTGTGGTGGTATTGGG GTGGACAGTGACACGGTCTGGAATGAAGTTCACTCGTCGAGCGCAGCGCGTCTGGCCGTCGGTTCTGTCGTCGAACTCGTCTTCAAAGTGGCATCAGGAGAGCTGAAG AACGGTTTCGCTGTGGTCCGGCCGCCGGGACACCACGCAGAGGAGAGCACACCCAT GGGCTTCTGTTACTTTAACTCTGTTGCCATAGCAGCTAAACTCCTACAGCAAAGACTCAATGTTGGCAAAATTCTGATTGTTGATTGG GACGTTCATCATGGCAACGGAACACAACAAGCGTTCTACGACGATCCCAGAGTTCTGTACATTTCACTTCATCGATACGACAATGGCAATTTCTTCCCAGGCAGCGGTGCTCCTGAAGAG GTGGGCAGTGGGCCGGGAGTCGGTTTCAACATCAACGTGGCGTTTACTGGAGGTCTAGATCCACCGATGGGAGACGCAGAATACCTCGCTGCCTTCAG GACGGTGGTGATGCCGATCGCGAGTGAGTTTGCTCCAGATCTGGTGCTGGTGTCGGCAGGGTTTGATGCGGTGGAAGGACATCCTCCTCCATTGGGAGGATATAAACTCACCTCCAGAT GTTTGGGTCACCTGACTAAACAGCTGATGGGGTTAGCGGGGGGTCGAGTGGTGCTGGCGCTGGAGGGAGGTCATGACCTCAGGGCAATATGTGACGCCTCCGAGGCCTGCGTCTCAGCGCTGCTGGGGATAGAG CAAGAGCTGCTTTCAGCAGACGTCCTGAAGCAGAGACCCAATGAAAACGCTGTGCGCTCCATAGAGAAAGTCCTAGAAAATCACA GTCAGTACTGGAGCTGTGTCCAGCAGGTCGTGTACGGCGCAGGTTTGTCTTTGCTGGAAGCTCAGAGGGGTGACTCTGAGGAGAGTGAAACGGTGACCGCAATGGCATCTTTATCTGTCGCAGCATTGGAGAAAAG GACGGAGGATGAGCCCATGGAAGAGGAGCCGCCGATGTAG
- the LOC132137533 gene encoding histone deacetylase 4-like isoform X1, which yields MTSPSHSDSQMDQTVELLKPSAFDHIPTVELSSALPVRIPPAAIPMELRVEQTQTLDSSRRQQQLQHEMLALKHKQQLQQQVLVTEFQRKHEQLSRQHEAQIQEHMKHQQELLEQEMEKQQREQKLQLLKNKERGQESAVASTEVKMRLQEFVLNKKKALAQRSLNQCISNNPRYWSGKTQHSSLDQSSPPQTSVSTYNHPVMGVYDSKDDFPLRKTASEPNLKLRSRLKQKVSERRSSPLLRHKDSPISTLKKRSLDMTDSACSSAPGSGPSSPNNSSHGNLCENGISVTESSHRPVGQDVSVSQLSLYTSPSLPNITLGLPATATNNVTSTQPDSECLSVTGLPVSTPFLVAHLSSFLGNSDAANSHSALLQHMVLLEQSAPPSPLATVGAAGSLQKLRQHRTLGRTQSAPLPQSGQALQQLVVQQQHQQFLEKHKQHFQQLHINKMLSKPCDRQHQSHPEETEEELREQQDATQTEMLSMSLPIKQEPPDLTEERIPEEQEPLFEEQAFLLEQQRIHQLRNYQASMEVVGASVNFPGHRPLSRAQSSPASASFISPQEQPSKPHFTTGLVYDSLMQKHQCMCGNTNTHPEHAGRIQSIWSRLQETGLRSQCECIRGRKATLEELQTVHSEAHVMLYGTNPLRQKLDSSVISMFVRLPCGGIGVDSDTVWNEVHSSSAARLAVGSVVELVFKVASGELKNGFAVVRPPGHHAEESTPMGFCYFNSVAIAAKLLQQRLNVGKILIVDWDVHHGNGTQQAFYDDPRVLYISLHRYDNGNFFPGSGAPEEVGSGPGVGFNINVAFTGGLDPPMGDAEYLAAFRTVVMPIASEFAPDLVLVSAGFDAVEGHPPPLGGYKLTSRCLGHLTKQLMGLAGGRVVLALEGGHDLRAICDASEACVSALLGIEQELLSADVLKQRPNENAVRSIEKVLENHSQYWSCVQQVVYGAGLSLLEAQRGDSEESETVTAMASLSVAALEKRTEDEPMEEEPPM from the exons TGGAGCTGAGTTCCGCTCTGCCTGTGAGGATTCCTCCGGCCGCCATCCCCATGGAGCTGCGTGTGGAGCAGACACAGACGCTGGACTCGAGCCGCCGCCAGCAGCAGCTGCAGCACGAGATGCTGGCGCTCAAACACAagcagcagctgcagcagcaGGTCCTCGTCACTGAGTTCCAGCGGAAACACGAGCAGCTCTCGCGCCAACACGAGGCCCAGATACAGGAGCACATGAAG CATCAGCAGGAGCTTCTGGAGCAGGAGATGGAGAAACAGCAGAGAGAGCAGAAGCTCCAGCTCCTCAAGAACAAAGAACGTGGCCAGGAGA GTGCAGTGGCCAGTACTGAGGTCAAGATGCGTCTGCAGGAGTTTGTTCTGAATAAAAAGAAAGCGCTCGCTCAGCGCAGTCTCAACCAGTGCATCTCCAACAACCCACGCTACTGGAGCGG GAAAACTCAGCACAGTTCTTTGGATCAGAGCTCCCCTCCTCAGACCAGTGTTAGTACCTACAACCATCCTGTCATGGGCGTCTACGACTCCAAAGATGACTTTCCACTGCGCAAAACAG CATCTGAACCGAACCTGAAGCTGCGTTCGCGTCTGAAGCAGAAGGTGTCGGAGCGGAGGAGCAGCCCGTTACTGCGCCACAAAGACAGTCCCATCAGCACGCTCAAGAAACGCTCTCTGGACATGACAG ATTCGGCGTGTAGCAGCGCTCCTGGTTCAGGACCCAGTTCCCCAAACAACAGCTCACACGGAAACCTGTGCGAGAATGGCATCAGCGTGACTGAG TCATCTCACAGGCCGGTTGGTCAGGACGTGTCGGTCAGTCAGCTGTCACTCTACACGTCTCCTTCACTACCCAACATCACCCTGGGTCTGCCGGCCACTGCCACCAACAAC GTGACTTCTACCCAGCCGGACAGTGAATGTTTATCTGTGACCGGTTTACCAGTAAGCACTCCATTTCTGGTCGCTCACCTGTCGTCATTTCTTGGCAATTCGGATGCTGCAAACTCCCACAGTGCACTGCTGCAGCACATGGTCCTTCTGGAGCAATCAGCCCCACCAAGTCCTTTGGCCACAG TGGGAGCGGCGGGGTCGCTGCAGAAGCTGCGTCAGCACCGGACGCTGGGCCGCACACAGTCGGCTCCTCTGCCCCAGAGTGGACAGGCGCTGCAGCAGCTCGTGGTTCAACAACAGCACCAGCAGTTCCTGGAGAAACACAAGCAGCACTTCCAGCAGCTCCACATCAACAAG ATGTTGAGTAAACCCTGTGATCGCCAGCACCAGAGCCACCCAGAAGAGACGGAGGAAGAGCTCAGAGAGCAGCAGGATGCCACACAGACGGAAATGCTTTCCATGAGCCTCCCCATTAAACAAGAACCGCCTGATCTCACAGAGGAGCGGATACCAGAAGAACAAGAGCCGCTTTTCGAAGAG cagGCCTTTCTACTGGAGCAGCAGAGGATCCATCAGCTCAGAAACTACCAGGCATCCATGGAGGTGGTTGGTGCATCGGTCAATTTCCCAGGGCACCGCCCTCTGTCCAGAGCCCAGTCATCTCCTGCATCTGCCTCTTTCATCAGTCCACAGGAACAGCCATCCAAACCCCATTTTACCACAG GTCTGGTGTACGACTCTCTCATGCAGAAGCACCAGTGCATGTGTGGAAACACCAACACACACCCCGAACACGCCGGACGCATCCAGAGCATCTGGTCTCGGCTGCAGGAGACGGGCCTGCGCAGCCAGTGTGAG TGTATCCGTGGGAGAAAAGCTACATTAGAGGAACTGCAGACAGTTCATTCTGAAGCTCATGTCATGTTGTATGGAACCAACCCACTACGGCAGAAACTAGACA GTTCTGTCATCTCCATGTTCGTCAGGCTTCCGTGTGGTGGTATTGGG GTGGACAGTGACACGGTCTGGAATGAAGTTCACTCGTCGAGCGCAGCGCGTCTGGCCGTCGGTTCTGTCGTCGAACTCGTCTTCAAAGTGGCATCAGGAGAGCTGAAG AACGGTTTCGCTGTGGTCCGGCCGCCGGGACACCACGCAGAGGAGAGCACACCCAT GGGCTTCTGTTACTTTAACTCTGTTGCCATAGCAGCTAAACTCCTACAGCAAAGACTCAATGTTGGCAAAATTCTGATTGTTGATTGG GACGTTCATCATGGCAACGGAACACAACAAGCGTTCTACGACGATCCCAGAGTTCTGTACATTTCACTTCATCGATACGACAATGGCAATTTCTTCCCAGGCAGCGGTGCTCCTGAAGAG GTGGGCAGTGGGCCGGGAGTCGGTTTCAACATCAACGTGGCGTTTACTGGAGGTCTAGATCCACCGATGGGAGACGCAGAATACCTCGCTGCCTTCAG GACGGTGGTGATGCCGATCGCGAGTGAGTTTGCTCCAGATCTGGTGCTGGTGTCGGCAGGGTTTGATGCGGTGGAAGGACATCCTCCTCCATTGGGAGGATATAAACTCACCTCCAGAT GTTTGGGTCACCTGACTAAACAGCTGATGGGGTTAGCGGGGGGTCGAGTGGTGCTGGCGCTGGAGGGAGGTCATGACCTCAGGGCAATATGTGACGCCTCCGAGGCCTGCGTCTCAGCGCTGCTGGGGATAGAG CAAGAGCTGCTTTCAGCAGACGTCCTGAAGCAGAGACCCAATGAAAACGCTGTGCGCTCCATAGAGAAAGTCCTAGAAAATCACA GTCAGTACTGGAGCTGTGTCCAGCAGGTCGTGTACGGCGCAGGTTTGTCTTTGCTGGAAGCTCAGAGGGGTGACTCTGAGGAGAGTGAAACGGTGACCGCAATGGCATCTTTATCTGTCGCAGCATTGGAGAAAAG GACGGAGGATGAGCCCATGGAAGAGGAGCCGCCGATGTAG
- the LOC132137533 gene encoding histone deacetylase 4-like isoform X2: MTSPSHSDSQMDQTVELLKPSAFDHIPTVELSSALPVRIPPAAIPMELRVEQTQTLDSSRRQQQLQHEMLALKHKQQLQQQVLVTEFQRKHEQLSRQHEAQIQEHMKHQQELLEQEMEKQQREQKLQLLKNKERGQESAVASTEVKMRLQEFVLNKKKALAQRSLNQCISNNPRYWSGKTQHSSLDQSSPPQTSVSTYNHPVMGVYDSKDDFPLRKTASEPNLKLRSRLKQKVSERRSSPLLRHKDSPISTLKKRSLDMTDSACSSAPGSGPSSPNNSSHGNLCENGISVTESSHRPVGQDVSVSQLSLYTSPSLPNITLGLPATATNNVTSTQPDSECLSVTGLPVSTPFLVAHLSSFLGNSDAANSHSALLQHMVLLEQSAPPSPLATVGAAGSLQKLRQHRTLGRTQSAPLPQSGQALQQLVVQQQHQQFLEKHKQHFQQLHINKMLSKPCDRQHQSHPEETEEELREQQDATQTEMLSMSLPIKQEPPDLTEERIPEEQEPLFEEAFLLEQQRIHQLRNYQASMEVVGASVNFPGHRPLSRAQSSPASASFISPQEQPSKPHFTTGLVYDSLMQKHQCMCGNTNTHPEHAGRIQSIWSRLQETGLRSQCECIRGRKATLEELQTVHSEAHVMLYGTNPLRQKLDSSVISMFVRLPCGGIGVDSDTVWNEVHSSSAARLAVGSVVELVFKVASGELKNGFAVVRPPGHHAEESTPMGFCYFNSVAIAAKLLQQRLNVGKILIVDWDVHHGNGTQQAFYDDPRVLYISLHRYDNGNFFPGSGAPEEVGSGPGVGFNINVAFTGGLDPPMGDAEYLAAFRTVVMPIASEFAPDLVLVSAGFDAVEGHPPPLGGYKLTSRCLGHLTKQLMGLAGGRVVLALEGGHDLRAICDASEACVSALLGIEQELLSADVLKQRPNENAVRSIEKVLENHSQYWSCVQQVVYGAGLSLLEAQRGDSEESETVTAMASLSVAALEKRTEDEPMEEEPPM; encoded by the exons TGGAGCTGAGTTCCGCTCTGCCTGTGAGGATTCCTCCGGCCGCCATCCCCATGGAGCTGCGTGTGGAGCAGACACAGACGCTGGACTCGAGCCGCCGCCAGCAGCAGCTGCAGCACGAGATGCTGGCGCTCAAACACAagcagcagctgcagcagcaGGTCCTCGTCACTGAGTTCCAGCGGAAACACGAGCAGCTCTCGCGCCAACACGAGGCCCAGATACAGGAGCACATGAAG CATCAGCAGGAGCTTCTGGAGCAGGAGATGGAGAAACAGCAGAGAGAGCAGAAGCTCCAGCTCCTCAAGAACAAAGAACGTGGCCAGGAGA GTGCAGTGGCCAGTACTGAGGTCAAGATGCGTCTGCAGGAGTTTGTTCTGAATAAAAAGAAAGCGCTCGCTCAGCGCAGTCTCAACCAGTGCATCTCCAACAACCCACGCTACTGGAGCGG GAAAACTCAGCACAGTTCTTTGGATCAGAGCTCCCCTCCTCAGACCAGTGTTAGTACCTACAACCATCCTGTCATGGGCGTCTACGACTCCAAAGATGACTTTCCACTGCGCAAAACAG CATCTGAACCGAACCTGAAGCTGCGTTCGCGTCTGAAGCAGAAGGTGTCGGAGCGGAGGAGCAGCCCGTTACTGCGCCACAAAGACAGTCCCATCAGCACGCTCAAGAAACGCTCTCTGGACATGACAG ATTCGGCGTGTAGCAGCGCTCCTGGTTCAGGACCCAGTTCCCCAAACAACAGCTCACACGGAAACCTGTGCGAGAATGGCATCAGCGTGACTGAG TCATCTCACAGGCCGGTTGGTCAGGACGTGTCGGTCAGTCAGCTGTCACTCTACACGTCTCCTTCACTACCCAACATCACCCTGGGTCTGCCGGCCACTGCCACCAACAAC GTGACTTCTACCCAGCCGGACAGTGAATGTTTATCTGTGACCGGTTTACCAGTAAGCACTCCATTTCTGGTCGCTCACCTGTCGTCATTTCTTGGCAATTCGGATGCTGCAAACTCCCACAGTGCACTGCTGCAGCACATGGTCCTTCTGGAGCAATCAGCCCCACCAAGTCCTTTGGCCACAG TGGGAGCGGCGGGGTCGCTGCAGAAGCTGCGTCAGCACCGGACGCTGGGCCGCACACAGTCGGCTCCTCTGCCCCAGAGTGGACAGGCGCTGCAGCAGCTCGTGGTTCAACAACAGCACCAGCAGTTCCTGGAGAAACACAAGCAGCACTTCCAGCAGCTCCACATCAACAAG ATGTTGAGTAAACCCTGTGATCGCCAGCACCAGAGCCACCCAGAAGAGACGGAGGAAGAGCTCAGAGAGCAGCAGGATGCCACACAGACGGAAATGCTTTCCATGAGCCTCCCCATTAAACAAGAACCGCCTGATCTCACAGAGGAGCGGATACCAGAAGAACAAGAGCCGCTTTTCGAAGAG GCCTTTCTACTGGAGCAGCAGAGGATCCATCAGCTCAGAAACTACCAGGCATCCATGGAGGTGGTTGGTGCATCGGTCAATTTCCCAGGGCACCGCCCTCTGTCCAGAGCCCAGTCATCTCCTGCATCTGCCTCTTTCATCAGTCCACAGGAACAGCCATCCAAACCCCATTTTACCACAG GTCTGGTGTACGACTCTCTCATGCAGAAGCACCAGTGCATGTGTGGAAACACCAACACACACCCCGAACACGCCGGACGCATCCAGAGCATCTGGTCTCGGCTGCAGGAGACGGGCCTGCGCAGCCAGTGTGAG TGTATCCGTGGGAGAAAAGCTACATTAGAGGAACTGCAGACAGTTCATTCTGAAGCTCATGTCATGTTGTATGGAACCAACCCACTACGGCAGAAACTAGACA GTTCTGTCATCTCCATGTTCGTCAGGCTTCCGTGTGGTGGTATTGGG GTGGACAGTGACACGGTCTGGAATGAAGTTCACTCGTCGAGCGCAGCGCGTCTGGCCGTCGGTTCTGTCGTCGAACTCGTCTTCAAAGTGGCATCAGGAGAGCTGAAG AACGGTTTCGCTGTGGTCCGGCCGCCGGGACACCACGCAGAGGAGAGCACACCCAT GGGCTTCTGTTACTTTAACTCTGTTGCCATAGCAGCTAAACTCCTACAGCAAAGACTCAATGTTGGCAAAATTCTGATTGTTGATTGG GACGTTCATCATGGCAACGGAACACAACAAGCGTTCTACGACGATCCCAGAGTTCTGTACATTTCACTTCATCGATACGACAATGGCAATTTCTTCCCAGGCAGCGGTGCTCCTGAAGAG GTGGGCAGTGGGCCGGGAGTCGGTTTCAACATCAACGTGGCGTTTACTGGAGGTCTAGATCCACCGATGGGAGACGCAGAATACCTCGCTGCCTTCAG GACGGTGGTGATGCCGATCGCGAGTGAGTTTGCTCCAGATCTGGTGCTGGTGTCGGCAGGGTTTGATGCGGTGGAAGGACATCCTCCTCCATTGGGAGGATATAAACTCACCTCCAGAT GTTTGGGTCACCTGACTAAACAGCTGATGGGGTTAGCGGGGGGTCGAGTGGTGCTGGCGCTGGAGGGAGGTCATGACCTCAGGGCAATATGTGACGCCTCCGAGGCCTGCGTCTCAGCGCTGCTGGGGATAGAG CAAGAGCTGCTTTCAGCAGACGTCCTGAAGCAGAGACCCAATGAAAACGCTGTGCGCTCCATAGAGAAAGTCCTAGAAAATCACA GTCAGTACTGGAGCTGTGTCCAGCAGGTCGTGTACGGCGCAGGTTTGTCTTTGCTGGAAGCTCAGAGGGGTGACTCTGAGGAGAGTGAAACGGTGACCGCAATGGCATCTTTATCTGTCGCAGCATTGGAGAAAAG GACGGAGGATGAGCCCATGGAAGAGGAGCCGCCGATGTAG